Proteins co-encoded in one Armatimonadota bacterium genomic window:
- a CDS encoding VWA domain-containing protein, producing MVLGAPAALWGLLLIPLVVLLYLLRARREPRVVSSTLLWERATRDLVARLPVRRLERSILLLLQVLAIAAVILALARPLVALRGFAGDAVVLVLDATASMQATDVAPSRLAAARSAALAVLAGLGPRQPAAVVSAAGRSRLLLEFTTDRAAARAAIDGVRATDTTGGVDEAVALAASMRAGGRPPVVHLFSDTPPGTPGVVWHRVGRGGPNAGITAVRARTGPGGRTYLMVRLEAFGAPAERQLVVRAGTRVLGTHRVQLTPGAPRTVLVDLGQTSGVVTAALEGADVLAADDRAALVAGTAGRPRVLVVGEGSPILAAALAAAPTGGVEHAREASPDQWGRASVIVLDRVPVPAPLPPGAYLLVGSVAPNLPLQVTGVAGPQAVQTVASTHPVVRLVDLRGARVPEALAVRPHGGAVLIEGETPLVWAFDGAGLRVVLLTFDPSVADLAVHPAFPVLVANALEWLTGGGQVGAGTQPVLPAGPWTQARLVAPDGQAIDLEARDGRFVLPPLDRVGAWRVRTGGWERVWVVAAVDARESAVAAAPPPAPPATSPGSPQVAQVSLVPSLLALTAVLLGLEWVVWIRSLPRHGLVGQARLRRGAR from the coding sequence ATGGTGCTGGGCGCGCCCGCGGCGCTGTGGGGCCTGCTGCTGATCCCGCTGGTCGTGCTGCTCTACCTGTTGCGCGCGCGCCGGGAGCCCCGCGTGGTCTCCAGCACGCTCCTGTGGGAGCGCGCGACCCGTGACCTCGTGGCGCGCCTGCCGGTGCGCCGGCTGGAACGCAGCATCCTCCTGCTCCTCCAGGTGCTCGCTATCGCCGCAGTGATCCTGGCCCTGGCCCGGCCGCTGGTGGCGCTGCGTGGCTTCGCCGGTGACGCGGTCGTGCTGGTGCTCGACGCCACGGCCAGCATGCAGGCCACCGACGTCGCGCCGTCGCGCCTGGCAGCCGCGCGGTCGGCGGCCCTGGCGGTGCTGGCCGGGCTGGGCCCCCGACAGCCGGCCGCAGTGGTGAGCGCGGCAGGACGATCGCGGTTGCTGCTGGAGTTCACCACCGACCGGGCTGCGGCCCGCGCGGCCATCGACGGCGTGCGCGCGACCGATACCACCGGCGGCGTGGACGAGGCGGTGGCGCTGGCCGCCAGCATGCGCGCTGGCGGCCGCCCGCCTGTCGTGCACCTCTTCAGCGACACGCCGCCGGGCACACCCGGCGTCGTGTGGCACCGGGTGGGCCGCGGCGGGCCCAACGCAGGGATCACCGCCGTGCGGGCGCGCACCGGTCCGGGCGGGCGCACGTACCTCATGGTGCGCCTGGAGGCGTTCGGCGCGCCCGCCGAGCGGCAGCTGGTCGTTCGTGCGGGCACTCGGGTGCTGGGGACGCACCGGGTGCAGCTTACCCCGGGCGCGCCCCGCACGGTCCTGGTGGACCTCGGGCAGACCTCGGGCGTCGTGACGGCCGCCCTGGAGGGGGCCGACGTGCTGGCTGCGGACGACCGCGCAGCGCTCGTGGCAGGAACCGCGGGGCGGCCCCGGGTGCTGGTCGTCGGCGAGGGCAGTCCCATCCTGGCCGCGGCGCTGGCTGCCGCACCGACCGGCGGGGTGGAGCACGCCCGCGAGGCGTCGCCCGACCAGTGGGGCAGAGCATCGGTGATCGTGCTGGACCGCGTGCCCGTGCCCGCGCCGCTGCCGCCGGGCGCCTACCTGCTGGTGGGCAGCGTCGCGCCCAACCTGCCCCTGCAGGTCACAGGCGTGGCCGGCCCGCAGGCTGTGCAGACGGTGGCGTCCACGCACCCGGTCGTGCGACTGGTGGACCTGCGCGGCGCGCGGGTGCCCGAGGCCCTGGCTGTGCGTCCGCACGGCGGTGCGGTGTTGATCGAGGGTGAGACGCCCCTGGTGTGGGCGTTCGACGGCGCGGGACTGCGGGTGGTGCTGCTGACCTTCGACCCGTCGGTTGCCGACCTGGCCGTGCACCCTGCGTTCCCGGTGCTGGTGGCCAACGCGCTCGAGTGGCTCACCGGTGGGGGGCAAGTGGGCGCGGGCACGCAGCCGGTGCTGCCGGCCGGTCCATGGACACAGGCGCGCCTGGTGGCTCCCGACGGCCAGGCCATCGATCTCGAGGCCCGCGACGGCCGGTTCGTGTTGCCGCCGCTCGACCGCGTGGGGGCCTGGCGGGTGCGCACGGGCGGCTGGGAGCGTGTGTGGGTCGTGGCGGCCGTGGACGCCCGTGAGAGCGCCGTGGCCGCCGCGCCGCCACCGGCGCCCCCGGCGACCTCGCCGGGGAGCCCGCAGGTGGCGCAGGTGAGTCTGGTACCGTCGCTGCTGGCGCTGACCGCGGTGCTGCTGGGGCTGGAGTGGGTGGTGTGGATCCGCTCGCTGCCACGCCACGGGCTGGTCGGGCAGGCGCGCCTGCGAAGGGGGGCCCGGTGA
- a CDS encoding DUF58 domain-containing protein, producing the protein MATAPLLLEPEFIARLERLTLLSRRLYRSGLRGERRSGTLGRGVEFADYRSYQVGDDFRYIDWNIFSRLDRLFVKLFSEEEDITVHLFVDVSRSMGWGQPPKLQYAARVAAALGYIGLANLDRVGAVAFADRPVRVLAPRRGRGGALVLFQFLAGLVAEGPSDLAAALRAYALRTRRRGVLVVISDLLLPGGFADGLRLAHYHRFEPYVIHLLADEELHPRLEGDLRLVDSETGRAVEITLDGAALDAYGRARDRYLAEIEQFCLRHQVEYLRATTSVPFDDLVLRYLRVGGLIA; encoded by the coding sequence ATGGCGACGGCCCCCCTGCTCCTCGAGCCCGAGTTCATCGCGCGGCTGGAGCGCCTCACCTTGCTCTCGCGCCGGCTCTACCGGAGTGGCCTGCGCGGCGAGCGGCGCAGCGGCACTCTGGGCCGGGGGGTCGAGTTCGCCGACTATCGATCGTACCAGGTGGGCGACGACTTCCGGTACATCGACTGGAACATCTTCTCGCGCCTGGACCGCCTGTTCGTCAAGCTCTTCAGCGAGGAAGAGGACATCACCGTCCACCTGTTCGTCGACGTCAGCCGCTCCATGGGTTGGGGGCAGCCACCCAAGCTCCAGTACGCGGCGCGGGTGGCGGCGGCGCTCGGCTACATCGGGCTGGCCAACCTGGACCGCGTCGGCGCAGTGGCCTTCGCCGACCGGCCCGTGCGCGTGCTGGCGCCACGGCGGGGCCGAGGCGGTGCGCTGGTCCTGTTCCAGTTCCTGGCCGGACTCGTCGCCGAAGGCCCCAGCGACCTGGCGGCGGCCCTGCGCGCGTACGCCCTGCGCACGCGGCGGCGTGGCGTGCTGGTGGTCATCTCAGACCTGCTGCTGCCCGGCGGGTTCGCCGACGGGCTGCGCCTGGCCCACTACCACCGCTTCGAGCCTTACGTCATCCACCTGCTGGCCGACGAGGAGTTGCACCCCCGGCTGGAAGGCGACCTGCGCCTGGTGGACAGCGAGACCGGCCGCGCCGTGGAGATCACGCTGGACGGCGCCGCGCTGGACGCCTACGGGCGGGCGCGCGACCGGTACCTCGCCGAGATCGAGCAGTTCTGCCTGCGCCACCAGGTGGAGTACCTGCGCGCGACCACGTCCGTGCCGTTCGACGACCTGGTGCTGCGCTACCTGCGGGTGGGGGGGTTGATCGCCTGA
- a CDS encoding MoxR family ATPase, translated as MDAATFRRTYTALREEIHRVIVGHEALVEHVLIALLANGHVLLEGVPGLGKTLLVKTLAAALDLRYSRIQFTPDLMPADIIGTNVIHQDADGRRFFEFQRGPIFSQIVLADEINRATPKTQSALLEAMQERTVTAPGGPYPLEEPFLVLATQNPIEMEGTYPLPEAQVDRFLFKLKVEFPGVDDLVEIMDRTTGPAPPPVRVVASAAVIRAMQALAREVAVAEHVKRYVARLVRATHPRDEAASAMVRRYVRYGASPRGAQALLLAGKVRALVDGRVNVSTDDVRALALAALRHRVILNFEAEAEGIDPDEVIRATLDEVPASPAASVPY; from the coding sequence ATGGACGCCGCGACGTTTCGCCGCACCTACACGGCGCTGCGGGAGGAGATCCACAGGGTCATCGTGGGGCACGAGGCCCTGGTCGAGCACGTGTTGATCGCGCTGCTCGCCAACGGGCACGTGCTGCTGGAGGGCGTCCCGGGGCTGGGCAAGACCTTGCTGGTGAAGACGCTGGCGGCCGCGCTCGACCTCCGCTACTCACGAATCCAGTTCACGCCGGACCTCATGCCCGCCGACATCATCGGCACCAACGTCATCCACCAGGACGCCGACGGACGGCGGTTCTTCGAGTTCCAGCGTGGGCCGATCTTCTCGCAGATCGTGCTGGCCGACGAGATCAACCGGGCCACGCCCAAGACCCAGTCGGCGCTGCTGGAGGCCATGCAGGAGCGCACCGTCACGGCGCCAGGCGGCCCCTATCCGCTGGAGGAACCGTTCCTGGTCCTGGCCACGCAGAACCCCATCGAGATGGAAGGCACGTATCCGCTGCCCGAGGCGCAGGTCGACCGGTTCCTGTTCAAGCTGAAGGTAGAGTTCCCCGGGGTGGACGACTTGGTGGAGATCATGGACCGGACCACGGGCCCCGCGCCGCCCCCGGTGCGGGTGGTGGCCTCCGCGGCCGTGATCCGCGCCATGCAGGCGCTGGCCCGCGAGGTGGCCGTCGCCGAGCACGTCAAGCGATACGTGGCGCGGCTGGTGCGCGCCACCCACCCGCGCGACGAGGCGGCCAGCGCCATGGTCCGCCGGTACGTGCGCTACGGTGCCAGTCCGCGCGGCGCGCAGGCGCTGCTGCTGGCGGGCAAGGTGCGGGCGCTCGTCGATGGGCGGGTCAACGTCAGCACCGACGACGTGCGGGCCCTGGCTCTGGCCGCGCTGCGCCATCGGGTGATCCTGAACTTCGAGGCCGAGGCCGAGGGCATCGACCCCGACGAGGTCATCCGCGCCACCCTGGACGAGGTGCCGGCGTCCCCGGCGGCGTCGGTGCCCTACTGA